The sequence GCACCAACGGAATGCGCCTGCCTTCAGCTTGGGACATCGCCACGGGCCAGGGCAGCATCGTCGCTGTCTTGGACACCGGCATCACCTCGCACTCGGATCTAAATGCAAATGTCATCTCCGGCTACGACTTCGTGTCCAGTTCTTCTTCGGCACGTGATGGCAACGGCCGCGACTCCAATCCTCAGGATGAAGGCGACTGGTACGCCGCCGGTGAATGCGGCGGTAGCTACGCGGGCAGCTCCTCCTGGCACGGCACCCACGTGGCGGGTACTGTCGCGGCTGTCACCAACAACTCCAGCGGTGTCGCTGGCGTTGCCCCGAACGCCAAGATCCAGCCAGTGCGTGTTCTGGCTAAGTGCGGCGGCAGCCTCTCTGACATCGCTGATGCAATCATTTGGGCTTCGGGCGGTTCAGTGTCCGGTGTTCCCAATAATCCAACCCCGGCAGACACCATCAATATGTCCCTAGGCGGTGGCGGCGCATGCGGCACCACCTATCAGTCAGCAATCAACGCTGCGGTTTCGCGCGGCACGTCGGTAGTCGTGGCCGCAGGCAACGAAAGCCAGAATGCTTCAAACTCTCGTCCAGCCAACTGCGATAACGTCATCACCGTAGCGGCCAGCAACCCATCGGGCGCACCGTCGTACTACACGAACTACGGTTCAGCCATTGACGTGACTGCACCAGGCGGCGACACCCGCTACTCCGGCCAGGGCGTACTTTCCACCATCAACACCGGTTCCACCACCCCATCAAGCCAGGGCTACGCTTTCTACCAGGGCACCTCCATGGCTACCCCGCACGTAGCGGGCATGGTCGCCTTGATGAAGTCGGTGGATCCTGCAATGTCCCCTGCCGCTGTTGAAACTGCATTGAAGCAGGGCACCCGCTCCATGCCAGGTGGTTGCAGTATCGGTTGCGGTGCAGGCCTGGTGGATGCCACCAAGATCATGAATGCGTCGGATGGCACCGAGCCAACTCCAAACCCAGATCCAGAGCCAAGCGGCAACCTGCTGCTGAACCCAGGTTTTGAAAGCGGATCTGACCACTGGACTGCTAACCGCGCTGACACCTTCGAGTCGGGTACGGCCGCCCGTTCCGGCAACGGACTGGCTGGCCTGAATGGCTGGGGCAATTCCAACACCTACACCTTGGATCAGAAGGTCACCATCCCAGCAGATGCCAGCAATGCACAGCTGAAGTTCTACCTACGCGTGCTGACCAATGAAGGTACTTCCTACAGCCAGTACGACAAGCTGACCGTACAGGTACTGGACGGCTATGGAACTTACAACATGGGCACCTGGTCTAACTTGGATGCCAGCTCCTCGTATCAGTTGCAGACTGTCGATCTGGACAACTTCCGCGGCAAGACCGTAACCCTGCGCTTCAAGGGCGTCGAAGACAGCTCGCAGGCTACCTTGTTCCGCATTGACGATGCATCGGTAACCGCCAACTAGCACCAAGCTCAATTTGATTCTTGCATGACAGGAGCGGGGCATCGGATTCTCATCCGATGCCCCGCTCCTTTGTGCCTATTTCCGCCTTCTTGCGATGCCTAGCGGACTGCGGCCTGCTTCGCCGCATTGTCACGCTTGATCATCCATGCTCCGATGGCGATCAACGCCAGCAGGAGCAGAACCAACATGATGGTCCCCGGGTTCAAGCCAATACCGTACACGAACAGGTACGCGATGACGCCACCAGCCAGGCAGTAGTAGCTGGTAACCAGAATCGTCTTGCGCAACAAGTCACCCTCGCGACCCAGCAAGCCCACGGTTGCCGAAGCAGCCACGATGTTGTGGATCGAGATTGGATTGCCACCGGCACCGCCGACAGCCTGGGCTGCCACAATCGCTTCCGGATCGACACCGATTTGCGCACCGGTGGAGAACTGGAACTGCGAGAAGGTCAGGTTGGAGATGGTGTTGGAGCCCGCAACGAACGCACCCAAAGCACCGATCCACGGCGCGATCAACGGCCACACACCGCCAGAAATCGCCGCTGCACCCTCGGCCAGCGTCACCGGGATACTTGCCAGACCCGAGTCATTCAGCTCAGGTCCGGACTGGATCAAGATGCGTACTAGCGGTACCGCGAAGAGCAGGGCTACCGCAGTACCCCACAACTGGGCTGCCGAAACCTTGAAGGCTCGGGCAATCTGCGCTCCGCTCATCTTGTGCAACACGAAGGCGAGGCAGGAAGCCAAGATCATCATGAAGCCAGGCAGGTAGAACGGCTGAATGGAAGTGGTGATTCCGGTACCGAGAATATCGGCCACTGGAATCTGCAGACCGGTCAGGAAGGTTTTCACTTCCGGAATTACGCGGGTCAGAACCAACAGCACACCCATCAACAGGTACGGCGACCAAGCGCTGAGCTTGCCAACGGTAATGGTGCTGTCAACAGCGTTTTCCGGATCCAGCTTGCCGCTCCATCGCTCGTTCCAACTCGGACGAGGACCGAAGTCAAAGACATCCTTTGGCATCAGGAAGCCACGGCTGGAGGTGAACATTACCAACGCCAGGCCGACCAATCCACCAAATAGCGATGGGAACTCTGGGCCGAGGAAACGAGCGGTCAGCACCGAAGGCACGGTGAAGGCCAGCGATGCATAGATGGCAAATGGCCAGATTTTCAGGCCATCGCTGAAACGGCGTTCCGGGCCGAAGAAGCCAGTGAGCATGCAGACCATGATCAGCGGGATCAGCAGACCGATAATGCCGTGCATAAGTGCTACTTGGAAGCCGATGCTGCTGACGAATTCAGGCATGGTCAAACCGAGCACATTGATACGTTCGGCCACGGCTGGATCGCCCCCAAGACCCTGATTCACACCAATCAGAATTGGGGTGCCCACGGCACCGAAGCTAACCGGAGTGCTCTGGATGATCAGGCCAACCATGACCGCTGCCATTGCCGGGAAGCCCAGGGCCAGAAGCAGTGGTGCAATCACCGCTGCAGGAGTACCAAAGCCGGAAGCGCCTTCGATGAAGCTGCCGAAAAGCCAGCCAATGATGATGGCCTGAACTCGCCGGTCGGCGGAAATGTTGTTGAAGCCTGCTCGGATGGTGTTCATGGCACCACCCACCGTGAGGGTCGCGAGCAAGAGCAATGCGCCGAAGACGATATAAAGCATCGTTGAGGCAATTACCAGGCCTTCGATGGATGCTGCGAGCACGCCATTGAAGTCCATTTTCCAAACCCATAGCGCCACGATTACTGCAACGACGTATCCAACGGGCATGGCGTATTTAGCGGGCCAACGGAGGCCGGCAAGAAGAATGCCCACCACGAGAATTGGTGCCAGCGCCAACAGTGCGAGCACACCTAGGTTGTCCATATCCATGGTCCTTTCTGCCATACTCGCGCAGGGAATCCGCCCACACGCGGATTCGATCATTGCAACAAGATGACCTCTTATGGTCAGACCACTATGGTCTGACCATAAGAGCATACAGTGAAGCGCGTCACTTAGTGAGCGCACTCACGGGATTTAGGTGACGTAAATCATATTCACAGGCTATTTATCTACCCGTAGATTTGGACTGACTCTGTGTTTCTCGAATCGACTCCACAGTGGATTGCCATTTTAAATTCTCAAAAATTTTTTAGAACAACTGCATCGTCCGCGCCTGCAAGGTCGCTTAATACGCAAGAGGTGCGGCACCTTGCGGTGCCGCACCTCTTATCCCACCTACCCTCGGGCGGTGATTAGCTCAATGTCCACGAGCGCTTGGATAGACCGAACCAGAAGCCATCAATGGCGGTTTTGGCATCAATCCCACCTGACGCGTAGGCCGCGCCCAAGGCGACGTACAGCGGAGCCCAGTGCTCGGATCGCGGGTGCGCCTCACGCGCAGCCGGAGCCTTATGTAGGTAATCAAGGATGGAGTCCACATCCCCGCGGGCCATAGCCTCCTCGGCCCAGTGGTCAAACTCGCTGGAAGCTGAAGGCGGGGTTGAATCCGGTCCCCCAGCTGGGTTGAACCAGCGCAGATTGTGGGTGGTGAACCCGGAACCGACAATCAAGGTTCCCCGCTCGCGCAAAGGCGCCAGGCTCTTGCCCAGCTCGAAGAGCCCTGTAGGATCCAGCGTTGGCATGGACATCTGCACCACTGGCACATCGGCCTCCGGGAACATTTCCTTCAGCGGAACATAAGCGCCGTGGTCCAGCCCGCGTGACTCATCGCGCTGCACGTGATGACCATGGGCCGAAGTCAGCCGCTCGACTTCGTTGGCCAGCTCAGGCGCCATGGGGGCGTCGTACCGAACGTCGTAGTACTTCTGGTCAAATCCCCAGAAGTCATATACCAATTCATTCTTCTGGACAGTGGCACTCAGTGACACCGGCGCATTTTCCCAGTGCGCGGAGATCATCAGAATGTCTTTTGGCTTCGCAAAGGTGTCGGACCATCCGGCCAGTTCCTGGGTCCAGCGTTGATCGTCAGCCAAGGGCGGCGCGCCATGGCTCAGGAACAAGACGGGAGGAGTATCGGGCCGCTGATTCATGATTTAAACTTACCAACCATTAGTTGAAGCGTCAAGAAAGTTAAATGGCTATCTTCCACACCGTTTAACACCACCAGACAGCTTGTCCAGATCATCAAGGAAGTCATGGCGCAATTCAACTTCCGATAACACCGATTTCACCAGAGCTTGGATCCTCTTGAAGATCGCGTTTCCCGGGAGCCAGAGCATTTGTCCTCCGAAATGGAATTTGCCTGGCGCAAATTTGCGCTTGATCAAATCCTCGCAGATCAGCAAGCTTGAGCAATGAGAAATTCATCTAAATGCACGAGTGAATCATGCAAGATACCCCACTATTACCAGTGACTGAATCGATAGCATGGAAACCGCTGACCTCCCTCCTGCCTTCGTGCTGCACTGAGTCCTGGCGCCAGCGCAGAGCTATCGCTGACTCGGGTGGATATCCATGGCCGGAGCCCGGAGCGTTGAGCATCAAGCCCGTCAAAATCGTCTTTGGAGAACATTGAACTTTAGAATGGTTTCCATGCACGAAGAAGACTTGATGCAGACCGTTGAAGATGAATTCACGGCCATCTTATTGCGCGCCCGCCAGATGCTGATCCGTCGCGCCAAGATCATCCATCCCGATCTGCAGGATCCGGGATACCGCCTGCTTGCAGTTGTCATCCGTGACGAGGCACAGCAACAAGGAGCCCTGGCAGAAAAGCTGCGCCTGGATAAAGCCACCGTCTCGCGCCTAGTGCAGCATCTTGAGTCCTTGGAACTTGTCACCCGTACCCAGGACCCATCCGATGGCCGCGCCCAGCTGGTCTCGGCGACCACTCGTGCCAAGGAAAAGTGGCGTACCAGCGGCAACACGCTGCGTCAGGAACTGCGCCGCCAACTCAAAGAGTGGGAAGCTGCCGAATTGAAGAATTTCGGCGACCTGCTGCACCGTCTGAATACCAGCTTCGACGAGATTCTCTAGCGAACTTTCGAGCACCCAGATCTAGGAAACTCTTAGGTTTTCAAGACTTCAAGTTCGTGGCCCGCTTATTCCATCAGCGCCAAGAAGTCGCTCGCGTTCAATGAGGTGCTCTGCGCTGCCTCCGCGCTCTCTCCCAAGACATCATTGAACAGCTGGGTCTTCTTGGCTTGCAGCGCCAGCACCTTGGATTCGATGGTGTCTTTTGCTACCAAGCGATACACATAAACCGGACGCGTTTGTCCGATGCGATGAGCACGGTCAATAGCCTGCGCCTCAGCCTGCGGGTTCCACCAAGGATCCAGCAAGATGCAATAGTCCGCCGAAGTCAGGTTGATGCCGAAGCCGCCAGACTTCAGCGAGATGAAGAAGACCGGGAACTGCTCTGCGCTGAAGCCATCAATCAGTTCCTTTCGCTTTACTCCACTGGTTGCCCCATCAAGGTACCCGTGGTCGATACCCAGCTCCTCAGCGACCTGGCGAGCCTTTTGGAGGAAGCCGGTGAACTGGCTGAAGACCAGAATCTTGTGCCCTTCAGAGACCGCATCTGCCATGAGCTCTCGCAGCATTTCCAACTTCGCGCTCGGGGCATCGCCCTCCCCCACGAGGGATGGGTCCAAGGCAAGCTGGCGCAGCAGGGTCAGCGATTGCAGGATCTTGAATCGGTTCGAATCCACGTCATCAACTAAGCCCAGAACTTCTTGGCGTACCCGTTGGAAACGGCGGTCATAAGCCTTGCGATGCCCGGGCTCCAATTCAACTTCCAGCACCTGTTCTGTCTTGGCTGGAAGCTCTGGAACGACCTGCTCCTTGGTGCGGCGCAGCACGAACGGACGCAGGCGGCTCTTCAACCGTTCAAGCCGTTGCTGGTCCCCGTCGGCAATTGGCTTCTGGTAATTATCTTTGAAGGATTTCGCCCCGCCCAGCAGGCCCGGTGCTGCCAGCGAGACCAGCGCCCACAGTTCCAAGAGGTTGTTTTCCATCGGGGTACCAGTGACCACGAATTTGCACGGAACCGGCAGCTGGCGTGCTTGCTTATAGCCCTTGGAAGCGTGGTTCTTCAGCTGCTGCGCCTCATCCATGATCATCACGCTGAAACCGGCGGCTTCAAAATCTTCGTAGGCCAGGCGGAAGATCGTATAGCTGGTGACGACCAGCTGGACGTCGCCGATCTGCTCGGTGATGCTCTGTCCGCTCTTCTTAGCCGTCGAGGTTATGCCGGTGACGCTCATCTGAGGCGCAAAGCGCTGCGCTTCATTGATCCAGTTGCCCACCACCGAGGTCGGGGCCAGCACCAAGAACTTCTGCGCTGGATCTTCAACCCGGGCTTGTTCAAGGCAAGCCAGAAGCTGAACTGTCTTGCCCAACCCCATGTCGTCGGCCAGCACACCGCCCAGACCGTGGACGCGCAGGAAGTTCAGCCACGACAGGCCCTGGCTCTGATAAGGACGCAGCTGGGCGTTGAAGGACTCCGCTAGCTCGACCGGCTGCATCTGTTCGTTGCCGTCCAGCTCTTTCATGGTCTGCAGCCACTGGTTGTGCTGGGCTTCAATAATTCCCAGATCAACCAGTTCCTGCCACCAGTCGATGCTCAACTTATGGATGCGAATTGTTTCGCCTTGGACCGTGCCCAGTTCCCCGGCTTCCGTGATCAGCTGGCGCAGCTGAGTGAAGTCGGCACCAGCAATCGGGATGACCGTCAGGTCATCCAAGATGAGGTATTCGTCTTGCTTGGTCAAGGCCTCCAGCAACTGGGCGAACGGAACCTTGATTTCATCGATAAGCACTTCCACCGACAGGTCGAACCAGTCTCCGGTGCTTTCCCCAGCTTCAACACTGACGGTGGCTGGCTCATGATTGATCCGGTACTTCGGGAGCCTGTTCTGCTCATCAATGACCACATCGGGATGCTCAGCCAGCAGTGGCAAGACGTAGACCAAGAAGTCGATGGACTCGGAGGTGGTGAATTCCTTGGACGGGAAAATACCCGAAGAAGTCAGTTGGCCCAAGGAAGCCTGGGCACCGAGCTTATCCTGGACCGAATCGGCGATCTCCTTTTCGACTGCACGCTGGCGCGGTCCCTTGCTGGTGTATTCCCACGAATAGCGCACGGTTAGTGGAGTTTGGATGCTCTCCAACCAGACCTTGAGGCTAGGACGTGCTGGAACCGGAATCGGGTAGCTTTCATCTTCGCTTTTCAACGGTGCCATTAGGCGCAACCGGTCCAGATGCTGTTGTTCAAAAAGTTCGATGCTTTGCTGCGGAACGGTTTGCGCTCCGGATTCAATAAACGTCGCCAGTTCCTTCGTCACCGGTTCAGCAAAGAGTGCCAAACCGATTTGCTTGGACTTCGGCAAGGGGCTGGAGGCATAGGCCAGCAAGGTCGGAGGGTTGCCTATCGGCAGCAGGTAGGTATGCTCTGCGCTTGGTCCATGCAGTTTGCCTTCCATGACCAGCCCATATTCACCGCGCCGCAAATCCACATGGGCCAGGGCTGGCTGCTCGCTGAACTCTACTGGCACTTTGGCCGCTGAACCGCCGTTGACGATCTGCACCCCGGCTTCGCGCAGGGATTCAAAGGCATCCAGCAGGTCCTGGCCGGGCAGGTTCATCAGCGAGATCCAGTCCTTGGGATCCCAGGAATGGCGGTAGGTATCTTGTTCTACGTGCTCGCGCAGCCGGTCCAGTTCAACCAGCGCACGGCGCTGCTTCTTGGAAAATCGCGCGTCGAAGGCCACACTGCGCCAGCTGACCCCGGTCTGGATCCACGGGCTCTTGGTGCCTTGGCGGGCCGGACGCGCCTGCAAGGTCAGCGCGTCCTCGCCGCCGTAGCGTGGTTCACTGACCACCTTGAGGATCAGCCCCAGTGGTTCTTCGGCTGCCAGCGGCTCATCAACAATAGTTGGAAGCAGGCGGTCCAAAGTGTGTTCCCACTGCGGCTTGCTGTTGCGTTTCCACGCGTGGGGGTCCACCCCGGAATCAGAAACGTAGAAGCCTTGGTCCTCTTCGGTAGTCACCTCGATGAGCAAGGCGGCGACATCCTCGCAAGACTGCACACCTGGATGCTTCCCGCAGAAGCTGCTGAAGCTGATATTGCCCCCGTGGATTTCCAGCTGGGCCATCACCGAATCGCGCAGCACCACTGCCGAGATGCGGGTGGAGCCGGGTTGCATGTCCCGGTTGGCAATCTGCACTTTTCCGGAATCGCACAGGAACTGACCCAAGTCGTATTCGGATTCGGTCACCAGTGTCTGGGCCGCAGAAAGTGTCAGCTGGAATTCCATACTCGCCGTTCGTTGTTCGTGCAGTGGGCACCCGAAAGCTAAATTCCATCTTAGCCAGCTCCCCGACAAGATGCTTAGTGAAGAAAAGTTACCCCGCCCTTTACTCACAGGCAACGTGGCCGGTAGAAAAGAACCATTGAATCACGAGTTCCACTGCTTGAGCCCTGGCTGAGTGGACGGCAACCCTCCTTCGTCATTGTGCGGGGTGCCCCAGGTGAAGATTCGACGCATCTTGACCGCCAAGGTGCGTAAGCGATGGCGCCCCTTGCGCCAGAAAGGGGATTAATTCCCATGACTAACGCAGCATCTACCCTCAGCATTTCCGAGGACCGCGCCCAGCGCCTGCAAGAAGCAGGCCATGGCTGGGGCAAACGCATTTCAGCCGCCCCGCAAAGCGCCAAGCTGACGTTCACCGTCGAAGGCGAGGGCTTCGATTCGGTAGCCAGCAACATTGTGTCCGGCAAGCATTCCTTCCAGGTCGATGAGCCTGCCGCATTGGGTGGCAACGACGTGGCCGCCAGCCCAGTGGAATACGCGCTGGGCGCACTCATTTCCTGCCAGGTCGTGGTCTACCGCTTGTATGCCCAGAACCTTGGCATCCAGGTGGACGACGTGAAGATTGTGGCCAATGGCCACCTCGATGTCCGCGGCCTGTTCGGCATCGACAAGGCCATCCGTCCGGGCTTCTCCTCTGTGGATCTGGACATCCAGATTGCCGGCCCGGAATCGGCCGAACGCTATGAGGAGCTGCGCCAGGCAGTGGACGCCCACTGCCCCGTGCTGGATTTGTTCGCCAACCCGGTACCGGTGCGTACCGCGGTGAGCATTGCAGCGGCCAATTAACGTCCGCTAAACCAACCAAGTAGCCGCCGCGGGCCCTGGCTTCGGGGGCTGCGGCGGCGCACTTGCGGTAAAGGCGGGCTACTACCCGAGGAAGTTCAGCAAGACCTTGCCGGACTTCGAAGAATTCTTGGCTGTTTCAAAGGCTTCGAGGCCCTCGGCCACCGGGAATTCGTGGGTTACCGCCGCGGAAATCTGCAATGAGCCATCGGCCAGGGCAGCAAGCACCTGGTCGATTTCGCCGTTGAAGCGGAAGGACCCGGCAAGTTCCAGCTCGCGGGTAATCGCCAGGGAAATCAGTGCAGGTTGCTCTCCCGAAGGCAGCAACCCGACCATGACCACGCGCCCGCCGCGCACAGCACCGCGCACCGCCGAGGCCAATCCGCGGTAATTGCCGCTGGCCTCGATCACCACATCGGCGTTCACCTTGGCAATTGCATCCTGGTCATCGGCACGCAAGGTGGATGTGGCACCCAGTTCCTTGGCAATTTCCAGCGGCTTATCGTGCATGTCCACCGCGATGATTTCCTCGGCTCCGGCACGCTTGAGCACGGCCACGGCCAGCGCTCCGATCGGGCCAGCGCCAATGACCAACGCCTTCTTGGCGGCAACCTCGCCGGCTCGCGATACCGCATGCCAAGCCACTGCGGCTGGCTCGGCCAGCGCAGCGTCGCGCAGCGACAGTCCGGCAGGCAGTTCGCGAAGCATCCGGGAGGGCAGATTCACCTCGCGCGCAAAGGCGCCCTCGGTATGCGGGTAGCGGGCAGCCGAGCCCAGGTAGGTGCATCCCGGTGAAAGGTTCGGGCAGGCCTCCGGATAAGGTTCCCCGGTCTCCCCTGGTGTTGCAGGGTGCACCGCAACTTTGGTTCCGGCTGGCGGACCACTGCCATCGGCGGCGGCTTCAATGACAGTTCCCACGATCTCGTGTCCGAGAATCATCGGTGCTTTGAGGATGGATTCCCCGGCGGCGCCGTGGCTCCAGTAGTGCAGGTCCGATCCGCAGATGCCGCCGTACGCGATGGCGATGCGTGCCTCATTTGTTGCCGGTGC comes from Glutamicibacter arilaitensis Re117 and encodes:
- a CDS encoding S8 family serine peptidase — translated: MARFSTPLRRTLAVSAAVVIGMSGFGAGALPANAAPVTAPAEKSLPKAQGEAKVKIGSVESAESYDQFIVTYKASANTAGKSSRAKAWGKAAKAAGVSVKEMRAMATGGFVVKADEKLKGNGAKEFMADIAKSGLVESVEPDAIMKISMTPNDTRYDEQWHYSGTNGMRLPSAWDIATGQGSIVAVLDTGITSHSDLNANVISGYDFVSSSSSARDGNGRDSNPQDEGDWYAAGECGGSYAGSSSWHGTHVAGTVAAVTNNSSGVAGVAPNAKIQPVRVLAKCGGSLSDIADAIIWASGGSVSGVPNNPTPADTINMSLGGGGACGTTYQSAINAAVSRGTSVVVAAGNESQNASNSRPANCDNVITVAASNPSGAPSYYTNYGSAIDVTAPGGDTRYSGQGVLSTINTGSTTPSSQGYAFYQGTSMATPHVAGMVALMKSVDPAMSPAAVETALKQGTRSMPGGCSIGCGAGLVDATKIMNASDGTEPTPNPDPEPSGNLLLNPGFESGSDHWTANRADTFESGTAARSGNGLAGLNGWGNSNTYTLDQKVTIPADASNAQLKFYLRVLTNEGTSYSQYDKLTVQVLDGYGTYNMGTWSNLDASSSYQLQTVDLDNFRGKTVTLRFKGVEDSSQATLFRIDDASVTAN
- a CDS encoding L-lactate permease, with the translated sequence MDNLGVLALLALAPILVVGILLAGLRWPAKYAMPVGYVVAVIVALWVWKMDFNGVLAASIEGLVIASTMLYIVFGALLLLATLTVGGAMNTIRAGFNNISADRRVQAIIIGWLFGSFIEGASGFGTPAAVIAPLLLALGFPAMAAVMVGLIIQSTPVSFGAVGTPILIGVNQGLGGDPAVAERINVLGLTMPEFVSSIGFQVALMHGIIGLLIPLIMVCMLTGFFGPERRFSDGLKIWPFAIYASLAFTVPSVLTARFLGPEFPSLFGGLVGLALVMFTSSRGFLMPKDVFDFGPRPSWNERWSGKLDPENAVDSTITVGKLSAWSPYLLMGVLLVLTRVIPEVKTFLTGLQIPVADILGTGITTSIQPFYLPGFMMILASCLAFVLHKMSGAQIARAFKVSAAQLWGTAVALLFAVPLVRILIQSGPELNDSGLASIPVTLAEGAAAISGGVWPLIAPWIGALGAFVAGSNTISNLTFSQFQFSTGAQIGVDPEAIVAAQAVGGAGGNPISIHNIVAASATVGLLGREGDLLRKTILVTSYYCLAGGVIAYLFVYGIGLNPGTIMLVLLLLALIAIGAWMIKRDNAAKQAAVR
- a CDS encoding dioxygenase family protein, translated to MNQRPDTPPVLFLSHGAPPLADDQRWTQELAGWSDTFAKPKDILMISAHWENAPVSLSATVQKNELVYDFWGFDQKYYDVRYDAPMAPELANEVERLTSAHGHHVQRDESRGLDHGAYVPLKEMFPEADVPVVQMSMPTLDPTGLFELGKSLAPLRERGTLIVGSGFTTHNLRWFNPAGGPDSTPPSASSEFDHWAEEAMARGDVDSILDYLHKAPAAREAHPRSEHWAPLYVALGAAYASGGIDAKTAIDGFWFGLSKRSWTLS
- a CDS encoding MarR family winged helix-turn-helix transcriptional regulator — its product is MHEEDLMQTVEDEFTAILLRARQMLIRRAKIIHPDLQDPGYRLLAVVIRDEAQQQGALAEKLRLDKATVSRLVQHLESLELVTRTQDPSDGRAQLVSATTRAKEKWRTSGNTLRQELRRQLKEWEAAELKNFGDLLHRLNTSFDEIL
- a CDS encoding DEAD/DEAH box helicase, which gives rise to MEFQLTLSAAQTLVTESEYDLGQFLCDSGKVQIANRDMQPGSTRISAVVLRDSVMAQLEIHGGNISFSSFCGKHPGVQSCEDVAALLIEVTTEEDQGFYVSDSGVDPHAWKRNSKPQWEHTLDRLLPTIVDEPLAAEEPLGLILKVVSEPRYGGEDALTLQARPARQGTKSPWIQTGVSWRSVAFDARFSKKQRRALVELDRLREHVEQDTYRHSWDPKDWISLMNLPGQDLLDAFESLREAGVQIVNGGSAAKVPVEFSEQPALAHVDLRRGEYGLVMEGKLHGPSAEHTYLLPIGNPPTLLAYASSPLPKSKQIGLALFAEPVTKELATFIESGAQTVPQQSIELFEQQHLDRLRLMAPLKSEDESYPIPVPARPSLKVWLESIQTPLTVRYSWEYTSKGPRQRAVEKEIADSVQDKLGAQASLGQLTSSGIFPSKEFTTSESIDFLVYVLPLLAEHPDVVIDEQNRLPKYRINHEPATVSVEAGESTGDWFDLSVEVLIDEIKVPFAQLLEALTKQDEYLILDDLTVIPIAGADFTQLRQLITEAGELGTVQGETIRIHKLSIDWWQELVDLGIIEAQHNQWLQTMKELDGNEQMQPVELAESFNAQLRPYQSQGLSWLNFLRVHGLGGVLADDMGLGKTVQLLACLEQARVEDPAQKFLVLAPTSVVGNWINEAQRFAPQMSVTGITSTAKKSGQSITEQIGDVQLVVTSYTIFRLAYEDFEAAGFSVMIMDEAQQLKNHASKGYKQARQLPVPCKFVVTGTPMENNLLELWALVSLAAPGLLGGAKSFKDNYQKPIADGDQQRLERLKSRLRPFVLRRTKEQVVPELPAKTEQVLEVELEPGHRKAYDRRFQRVRQEVLGLVDDVDSNRFKILQSLTLLRQLALDPSLVGEGDAPSAKLEMLRELMADAVSEGHKILVFSQFTGFLQKARQVAEELGIDHGYLDGATSGVKRKELIDGFSAEQFPVFFISLKSGGFGINLTSADYCILLDPWWNPQAEAQAIDRAHRIGQTRPVYVYRLVAKDTIESKVLALQAKKTQLFNDVLGESAEAAQSTSLNASDFLALME
- a CDS encoding OsmC family protein, with translation MTNAASTLSISEDRAQRLQEAGHGWGKRISAAPQSAKLTFTVEGEGFDSVASNIVSGKHSFQVDEPAALGGNDVAASPVEYALGALISCQVVVYRLYAQNLGIQVDDVKIVANGHLDVRGLFGIDKAIRPGFSSVDLDIQIAGPESAERYEELRQAVDAHCPVLDLFANPVPVRTAVSIAAAN
- a CDS encoding L-idonate 5-dehydrogenase, which gives rise to MTLAVVAHAAGDLRIEQIELPAPATNEARIAIAYGGICGSDLHYWSHGAAGESILKAPMILGHEIVGTVIEAAADGSGPPAGTKVAVHPATPGETGEPYPEACPNLSPGCTYLGSAARYPHTEGAFAREVNLPSRMLRELPAGLSLRDAALAEPAAVAWHAVSRAGEVAAKKALVIGAGPIGALAVAVLKRAGAEEIIAVDMHDKPLEIAKELGATSTLRADDQDAIAKVNADVVIEASGNYRGLASAVRGAVRGGRVVMVGLLPSGEQPALISLAITRELELAGSFRFNGEIDQVLAALADGSLQISAAVTHEFPVAEGLEAFETAKNSSKSGKVLLNFLG